The genomic segment CGAAAATTGTCATACTGGATGATGACAATAGTATCGCAGAAGAGTTTGAGGGCTTAGAATAATGTTTGAAGGCTTTGACTTGAGCAACATGGGCAAGATGATGGAGCAGATGCAAGAAAAAGCAAAAGAGATACAAGAACAAGCTAAAAATATACAATTTACCGCGAAAGCAGGCGGTGGTCTTATTGAACTTACTGCAAACGGTGCAGGCGAAGTGATAGATCTCACGATAGATGATTCTCTGCTTGAAGACAAAGAGTCTTTACAGATACTGCTCATCTCAGCGATGAATGACGTCAATAAAATGATAGAAGACAATAAAAAGTCTCAGGCGATGGGTATGATGGGTGGAATGAACCCGTTCGGGTCTTAATTTTATTTAGCGGTTCTTGTCAACAAGATAGTTGAACTCTTTTGAGTTCTTCAGTTTTACAATCGTCTTGCACGTCAGTGAATGTTTTCCTTCTTTTTTCACTGCTTTTTGAAGCATTTTACTTATTTTCATCTTTTTCCTTTCAATTGATATTTTCTCTTTCGAGACAAGGTAATACTATACTACAGTGATAACAAAATGGTAACTTAAAGAAAATATTTACACCTGCTACTAAGGTGTATATTTTTCTAAACGGTCACTCTTTTACATTATACGGAGACAGATACTTTTTCTTACTTTCCAGTTATTT from the Sulfurovum xiamenensis genome contains:
- a CDS encoding YbaB/EbfC family nucleoid-associated protein, with protein sequence MFEGFDLSNMGKMMEQMQEKAKEIQEQAKNIQFTAKAGGGLIELTANGAGEVIDLTIDDSLLEDKESLQILLISAMNDVNKMIEDNKKSQAMGMMGGMNPFGS